The genomic segment TTCTTAAAAGTACGCTGGGTTCTCTGATTCTTCTGATTTTTTTTATTCCGCTCTATCTGAATACCCCTGTTGGTGAAAGTGATGAAGAAACCATTGTCGAGATTCCGCCAGGGGCATCCTTCCGCCAGGTTTCCAATCTTCTGGCAGACAAAAAACTGGTCTCGTGGCCCTGGCTATTTGATATTCTGGCCTATGTTCGAGGAGATGAAGCAAAAATCAAGGCTGGTGAGTTTGAGGTTCACGGCAACTGGAATCCCAATGAACTGCTTAATTATCTGATTGCCGGAAAAAGCCGGATTTATAAAATCACGATTCCTGAAGGTTTGAGATATACAGAAATCACAGACCGTCTGGTGGAGCAGGGACTGGGGCGTCAGGAACGTTATCGTCAGTTGTTCAACAACAGGAGTCTCCTGGCCAAAACAGGCTGGAAAGACGCGACAACCCTGGAAGGAATGCTTTATCCTGAAACTTATTTCTTCACAAAACTTCAGACAGAAGAACAAATTCTGCTGAAAATGGTTGAACAATTGAACCACCATTACCCGGAATCCTATCATAAACGCGCCGAAGAACTGGGGTGGCAGGATTACAAAATTCTGATCATTGCGTCCATCATTGAAAAAGAAACCGGACAAGAACGGGATCGCCCCTTCATTGCCGCTGTTTTTCACAATCGCCTGAAAAAAAACATGCGGCTCGAAACGGACCCCACCGTGATTTATGGTTTGACAGACTTCAGTGGCAATCTGACTAAAAAACATCTCAAAACTTATACACCATACAACACTTACCGCATCAAGGGACTTCCCCCGACGCCCATTGCCAGTCCGGGAGAAGCTTCTATTCACAGTGCGCTTTATCCAGCGGAAGTTGATTATCTTTATTTTGTCGCCAAGGGTGACGGCACCACTTTTTTTTCCAGTAATCTGAAAACGCATAATCGTGCGGTTAAACATTATCAGATACAAAAAAATCTGGATCAACCATTCAACACCAAGCCTTGAATATGCCCATTTACACGTATCAGGCCCTGGACACCCGTGGAAAAATCAAACGTGGTTCACTGGATGCCGCATCGGTTCAGGAAATTCGTCAGCATTTAAAAAGCCAGCAGTTGTTTCCCACTGAAATCAAACTGAGCCGCTTTTCCAAAAAACAGCCCACCGCACTGGTGAACTGGAAAAAATGGATTCCAAAACGGAACAATTACAGCAAGCATTTGTCTGTATTTACCCGCCAGCTTGAAGTGCTACTGGATGCGACCATTCCTTATGACAAGGCACTGGAACTCATCATTTCCCAGACTCAGGATCCCGACTTTCAAAGCATCCTTTCCGACATTCGCGGCAGTGTGATGGAAGGCGGCCAACTGGCCGATGCGCTGGGACGTTACGCCAATGTATTCCCCCCCATGTATATCAGCATGGTCCGCTCGGGTGAAAGCGGCGGTTCGCTGGGACTGATCATGCAACGTCTGGCCAATTATTATGAAAATCAGGACAAAATCAGGGCTAAATTGAAATCCGCGATGACCTATCCCATTTTTATGGGAGTATTTGGTGTGGGTGTTGTGATTTTTATGGTGACTTACATTGTACCGAAAATTACCCAGATTTTTGAAAGCCAGGATGCCTTGTTGCCACTGCCGACCCGTATGCTGATTGCCTTGAGTGATTTTTTTGCCAATCACTGGCTATTGGTGCTGGTGTTGACAGGCTTGA from the SAR324 cluster bacterium genome contains:
- the mltG gene encoding endolytic transglycosylase MltG, with protein sequence MRRKKSRWLLKSTLGSLILLIFFIPLYLNTPVGESDEETIVEIPPGASFRQVSNLLADKKLVSWPWLFDILAYVRGDEAKIKAGEFEVHGNWNPNELLNYLIAGKSRIYKITIPEGLRYTEITDRLVEQGLGRQERYRQLFNNRSLLAKTGWKDATTLEGMLYPETYFFTKLQTEEQILLKMVEQLNHHYPESYHKRAEELGWQDYKILIIASIIEKETGQERDRPFIAAVFHNRLKKNMRLETDPTVIYGLTDFSGNLTKKHLKTYTPYNTYRIKGLPPTPIASPGEASIHSALYPAEVDYLYFVAKGDGTTFFSSNLKTHNRAVKHYQIQKNLDQPFNTKP
- a CDS encoding type II secretion system F family protein — protein: MPIYTYQALDTRGKIKRGSLDAASVQEIRQHLKSQQLFPTEIKLSRFSKKQPTALVNWKKWIPKRNNYSKHLSVFTRQLEVLLDATIPYDKALELIISQTQDPDFQSILSDIRGSVMEGGQLADALGRYANVFPPMYISMVRSGESGGSLGLIMQRLANYYENQDKIRAKLKSAMTYPIFMGVFGVGVVIFMVTYIVPKITQIFESQDALLPLPTRMLIALSDFFANHWLLVLVLTGLSISGLMYFLKTPKGVRFKDKISLKLPLVKGLVIKVMVLRFCQTLGTLLKSGVDLKSALDISKFVVVNHVFINRLEQLILDVNNKGMPLSAAMKRIEYFPEYVHHVVAIGEEAARLDELLERVAERMENEVTSTIDGMTALLQPAMIMVMGAAVGFIALAILLPMLNMSQLLQQ